The Ovis aries strain OAR_USU_Benz2616 breed Rambouillet chromosome 8, ARS-UI_Ramb_v3.0, whole genome shotgun sequence genome includes the window atggaggagcctggtagactgcagtccatggggtcgcgaagagtcagacatgactgagcaacttcactttcacttttcactttcatgcattggagaaggaaatggcaacccactccagtgttcttgcctggagaatcccagggatggagaagcctggtaggctgccatctatggggtcgcatagagtcggacatggctgaagtgactttgcagcagcagcagtgtatatatcaATAATCACTAGAAAATATTGTTAGAagcatttattatcattttttaggaataattttttccccaaacatgTCCCAAGAGAGGAAAGGTGTAAGAAAGTATGTGTATCCTGATCAGTTTTAATGGAATATATCACTTCATTGTTAAATGCACAAACCATTCTTTCTTAACTTGAGGGAGCCCAAGAATTCCCAATCATTGATGACTAACTTGAAAGATCTTAGAGTGTGAGCTGGATCTACTCAAGGCTAGAAACATTTTCTTCtacttcccatttcttttttccaagtATAGCTCTATAtgatcctgttttctttttttgttttgttttgttcttgttttcccAATACTTTTACTTGCCGACTTTATCAAATAGACCCTTTCATAAAGTATTTTGAGGAGGGAAAGGCAGAAAGGAGAAGGCATGGAAAAAAAGCTCATTTGACTGCTCCACTAGCACCTGTTCAGCAGGACCAGtgtcttgtttttttccccacattcatttaaatgatatatttgaaGCTGAATGTGCCGTCACAGGATAGGTGTTTGTCTTTGTGTCTCCCACACAAATCTTGATGATGGGACCCAAGTTTACTGGGCAGGTGCATCTAGtctgtttaaaattttgacaGATAATATTCTCAGTTCAGTATGGGTTTTAAGACTTGACATGTTCTACAAATTTCTTGAAAAGCAGCTGATGAATGAGCTTGTGGAATCCACAGTGAAACAGGCTACTTTCAAAACCATGGAAGAAGACCTCAGAGTAAATTATGAGTTTGTGGCCCACACTCTTGGGAGGACAGAGAAATAAGACTTTCTTCCAAAAATTCATGAAGTACTGTGCTCTGTTTCAAAATCAAAGATAAGCTCCTACTATCAGAATGTTATTAGAAATATTCTTCTGTCTGGAGATGGGTTTTGCTTCTTACACTCTCTCACCAACTTTTGTGTCCAATGACTCAGTTTGGTGAGCCAGTTAACTGTTATCAGATGGCTGTCAGGCACTGCTTGGAAATCTATTCGTTTCATCTATTCGTTGTTCTAGGAAATTTATCTAAACTCTgtataacaaaagaaaaggcaCATAAACATGTTACAATTCAAGAAGAGTTGTTAGACATGTGACTTGGTaaactaaaattataaagttaCCACATATACTATCCATACAATGTGGAGTTAAAACAGTTTGGATTTCTAGTATTATCTTCTGTGGTATGATCATGCCCTCATAGCATGTCTTTACTGGCCTAACTGTGTTCTTTGGGATGAGGCTCATCTCTGAGCAAAGGTTTACCACTACTGACTTTATTTGGATCTTTGATTTCATGAATTGGCATTCCTTAACTAACATTACACAGATTTATTGTTCTTTAATATTAATTACTCATATTGAAGCTGTGGTGAACTTTTTACCAGTTATGTTCCCAATATACTCTTCTGTAAATTCTGTGGTTTCTAATAAGAGAGTGGATTATGATAATGCTGAGTCCAAACAAATTACATTTCATATTATCCCTGTTTATTTAGCACAATTTGATAAATATCAAACTAATATTTGgagctttatttgtttttcacattCATTATGTATATGTCTAGGTATGAACAATAATATAATACCTATGGAAGATcaccaaattctttttttaaacttgagtACATCCTGTTTATTCTAACAGTAACACATCTGAGAAtaccttccttctcttttatgaattgataatattctttgtcCAGAAaatatactcctttccttatcTTTCACAAATCTATGTTCTTTATTACAACACTtcaaaaaaagtatttgtttttatatgaTGATATACTTTTCTCTAGAAAATATTACTAGTTTGTTCAATATTACCTTTATTATGGAGCCACAGCCTTGACTCCATATTCAGTCCTCTTCTCTAGAtcctttcttcactttctctaaCAGCCAAATTTATCAGGAAGCCAATGAGACTTATGCATCAGGGCCCCACCCTTGTATGTGCCTTGTATGTATAAGCCCTCTGTTTAATTCTGTATTCACAAATTTGCATTCTATTTCTTAAGAGACCTCCCCCCCCAATccaaattatagaaaatttaggCACCACAAAGCCTGGATTTGCCCTGTTCCTTTATAGGAATCAAGAGAAGGTTCATGCAAATAAGAAGTAATGCTGTATCTGGATTTAAACTTGTAACTTTGCAGATTAGCAGTCTAAGTCTCTCTGGTGGCCAGCTCTTCTATGTTGTTTGAGGTGAATAGATGTAACTCATTTATGGCTTAGTGCATTCTTCTATAGAACCCTATTTTACAGTGAGAAATTAACACTTTTGAAAACACATATGTGCTATGTTGTTGATatggaattttttaatttaacccCCACTAGAAcccaaaactaagatcatggcatccaatcccatcacttcatggcaaatagatggggaaacagtggctgactatttttctgggctccaaaatcaccgcagatggtgaccgaagccatgaaattaaaagatgtttgctccttagaagaaaagctatgagcaacctagacagcatattcagaagcaaagacattactttgccgactaaggtccatctagtcaaggctatggtttttccagtggtcatgtatagatgtgagagttggactataaagaaagctgagtgcagaagaattgatgcttttgaactgtggtgttggagaagactcttgagagtcctttggactgcaagaagatccaaccagtccatcctaaaggagatcagtcctgggtgttcattggaaggactgatgttgaagctgaaactccaatagtttggccacctgatgcgaagagctgactcatttgaaaagaccctgatgctgggaaagattgagggcaggaggagaaggggattacagaggatgagatggacagcatcactgactcagtggacatgagtttgggtggactccgagagttggtgatgagcagggaagcctggcatgctgtggttcatggggttgcaaagagctggacatgactgagcaactgaattgaactgaactgaactgagaacccaAAACTGTAGGAATTATGGTCCCCAACTGTGTCTCAGAGTATTAATTTGTCCAAGCTTATACAGCTGGAAAGTTTGCCTCTGGGATTTAAACGGAGCTCTGTGTGACCGTAAAGCCTGTAGGGCCTccatacaacacagctgtagtgcttttttaatttttcctcagtTGATACTTGGTTTTATGAAGATCATCCATAGAATACAAAGTTAGAGATTAATATGAGGGATAAAATAGaaacttttcaaataaatcacttggtaataaatttaacataatgtatttcatttttctatttgcttCAAGATATAATAAAATTGTGGATGAGGACTAGTTAAAAGAAACATTCAGCTCTAAATAGGTGGTGGCAACATTTTGCTTTCACAGAGTAACTCTTCACTTCCTCACACAATTAACATTGCTATTCCTCCTGGATACATATCCAAGTGGAGAAATTTGTCATGGGATTCTGTAAGGGccaggaaagtaaaaaagaacaCGTCCTCTCTTAACTTCCTAGTTGGCTAACTGTAAACTCAATTAACATTTGGAGGATGGATTTATAAAATCTGGCCATAGTTGTGCCAAacatttatttgcaaaacagtaGACTTCCTTAATTCTTAAGCATAGATTTCCACAACTTCTGTCCAATGCCTTCAACTCTGCTCACCCCTACCTGTGACTcctctggctggggtgggggctagTGATCAAAATCCGGAAGGTCATGGAAGGAACAGCCCGGGCAGCCTCGGTAGGCTCTGTAGGCGACGATCAGGTAGTAGAACCCGGGGAGGAACACCAGGATGCCGACAGTCAGGACCGGGAAGGCTCGATTGGCGCCCACTTTGCTGATATAGCCTGCCAGCAGGAGGCAGCCCGTAATAATGAGACAAGCACCAACCAAAAACTGTGAGAAGGCGCAGGCAATGGCCTTAAAAGGAACGTCAGTACAGcttttctccaatgcatgaggtCCTACGACACCTGGGCATCTTTTCGGCTTTAAGCTCTCTTTGGCAGGTGAAGTTTCCTTCTGACTGTTAATTTGTCCGCCGTTGGCGCTGGAGAGCTTTGCGTATCTCACTTTGCCGCTGGGCATGCCAGCAGCCACGTTGGTGGGAGTGGGCACGATAACCGCTGAGCGGGTGCGGAGCTTGCCGGTGGCTACACAGCGGATGGAGGCGCCAAGGCCAGGGCGTCCACCCAACGGCCGCCTGACCACGCGGTTGGCTTCCCCAGCATCTCTCCTTCATCTGCCTTCCCCTTCTGAGAGATTGCCCTGTTTTTGATGGAGTCTTTCTTTTAACATGTGAGTTTGCCATTGTTTCCATAATCATCAGGTTATTGGCtgtatttgttattttcttaagCCAGTTCTAGTAAACTCCCAAATCCTTTACCATTAAAACTGTTTAGATTGAACAGATTAGATTacattctttgttttcatttagtcAATTTCATAGAATTTCCATTTATACTTGCTTATAGCAGATGCGCTCAATAAAGCTCAAATCCTGACATGATGATCAAGGGCAAAATATGTTCAAAGACGTCAAGGCGTTTCACTCCTAAATTTTGGCTCGTTTTATAGGGGACAGCTCTCCTGTAGGCTGTATTGTCTCAACACTGATTCAGTGATTGTGGGAATGATAAGCTCTTTGGAATGTTAGAGTTTAATGAGAAGCAGTGTGATGTTTTAGGAGATTGCAGAGGGGGGCGGTTCCTACTTTATGAGAGTTCAAACTGAAACCTCAAAGTTCTCTCTCAATATCTAAAGAGCTTGGTCCAGAGCTGCAGCCTCTGATCAAGGTTCTTTACCAACCAAACGTTTGACCCCTCCCCTTTGCTGTGTTCTATGTCTACTACTTACTGACCTGTGTGTCTTATAAGTTTATTGCTAATTGCTAAgcggcttcagtcgtgtccgactctgtgcgaccccatagacggcagcccaccaggctcccccgtccctgggattctccaggcaagaacactggagtgggttgccatttccttctccaatgcatgaaagtgaaaagtgaaaagtgataagTTTATAACTCATCTTAAAATTTATTACCTATTACATCATCATCCTATTTAATTCAGTTTGACCTCATTTGGAATGTGCATTCTAAATTCAATCACaaagttctgttttttaaaacatattcttttatatttgggATTACCTCATTATCCTAACTAGAGTATAAATTTGTTTATGGAAGTAACAGTATGACTTCCCCATTCATTTAACCACAGAGATCCTAGCAGTGAGCCCTTGACCTTCTGTAAACCTAGTGTTAATGTTGGTTAAATTTACTACAAAATGcaagtattgttgttgttgttcagttgctaagtcctgtcttcTTTGTGGCCCCTTAAACTcatgcttaaactcatgtccattgagtcagtgatgctgatAATTTTCCCTTAGCTATTCAaagttaaattataatttttttttatttacatgaATTTTATAATGTATATCTCTTCTCCCTAATATATCTCAGAAATATAAAGTTGGAGTGGTACATTTgaccccaaggtcacacagctggaaattAATGATATGAAGAATATCTCCCAACTACTGTGTTATATGCATATTATCACATTTGATATGAGCCAAATGAGAAAGATAGTGTCTCAGACCTGTACGTTATGGGCTGTTGAAAGGAGATCTGTGCATTATGAAAGAGCAGAGCATTCAGAAGTGATATCTTTGAGAAAAGAGAGTTGAGCTGAGTCAAGGGAGGACATTCTTATTTCAAACAGGCCAATCTCAGAGAGGCTAACCACTTTCAGTGAGATCATGCTGGCACAAAGGAGACTCATGTCTGATGTTGAAATTGTGCTTCTGGGAAACAAGAGGAAAAGGTATAAATCAGAGAGCATAAACTGTAGGGCAACTCTGACATAGCAGAATACAGAGGAGTTTGGTAATTCATtgtagaaatatatttcaaatagctTAACATTGTTATTTCATTAAATTGATTTTATCAACTAGGATGCTCCAAATTATGTTTTGTTTGCTTAAATCAGGCTAAGTTTATTTTATGCATATGTGGGTATATGAACAATTTTGAAGTTTAAGAATATAGTAGATATAAATCTCAGtactcatttaaaataatttagggTCCAGACTTCACTGACATTATGTGACAATTTGGCCAGTTGTTAACTTGGGATCATTAAAATGAAGTGGTAGCTTTGCAGACCTGACCCAGGTATCAcctcatgtgtgtatgtgttagtcgctcagtcgtgttcaactctgcaatcccatggactgtagccctgcaggctcctctgacaatggaattctccaggcaagaatactggagtaggtagccattcccttctccgggggatcttcctggcccagggatcaacgaacccaggtctctcacattgcaggcagaatctttaccatctgagccacctaccTCACACTTCTCTAAATTAAAAGTGGTCAGGATGCAGTAAATTATTCAGAGATTTGAAGCTTTCAACAAAATATGCCTTATTTGTGCAAAACTCACTTGCAGCTGACCTTTTTACTATTTCCTCCCATCTGTACCCACCTCTGTTACATATGGTTACTGGCAACTGACAGCAACAAaatcatgaattttttttcaggaaaagatgaaaaatattcctGTTGAGTTTATCTGGGGGTAATAATGAGCTTTAAATTCAAGGCAACAGAAAATCACCTATGATATTTGTGCATTAGAATAACACAGATATGTACAACAATGCAGGTGCTTTCttgattctttaatattttgctCTACATTGCTTCTTTTAAGCTTTGAGCTTAATTTTGGGCATAGTTTTTTCCCTTGACTAGATGGGGTAAATTTTGACCCTGACTACTTAGAGGAGACACATTTCCTGCTTCTTAACTTACAGACTATTTTAAACTCCCATACCTCTGTTTACCAAGAGAGAAAAATGGGACTGGTGGAAAGACTATTTCCATAGGATCTTTTCATGAATATGGTCCCTCAGTTACAATTCAGTCTTGTCTCTGGTAGTATGCTTCACAAtggttctctcttttctcctttgatgagaaagaaaagattgTCACAGTGAAATAACTCCAGGATCAGCAGCCACTCATGCTTACCATCATTCTAATAGCCTTGAATATGTGGTCTATCTCTGTTTCCTCATAACActtctttttgctttccttttattgcaatgcatgcatgctaagtcgcttccattgTGTCTGATTCTATGAGACACTATGGATGATAGCTCACCGggctcatctgttcatgggattctccaggaaagaatactggagtgggttgccatgccctccttcaggggattgtcctgacccagggattgaaccctcatctacTACAACTCCTgaattgcagttggattcttttaccactgagctgccagggaagccctttattgcAATAGCTGTATAATAACCTTGCTATACAATACCTATTTTCTTCTTGTGGAAAAGCTTCAATTAAATGGTTGTATTACTGGATCATTAGACTTGGACTTGGTCTGGTAATTCATCTACGTATGTCTCGTTTAATTGAATTAGATTGTTTACAATAGGTACCTACCCCTCCCCCCATTCCtcaccccccactcccaccctcctGCTATGGGCTACAACAGAAGCTGTTCTGTCGGGGGCAAGATCAGATAGAGACAATAGATTCTCCTTTGTCCAAGGTTTTGAAGAAATTGTCTATTTAGTTAAACGATTCCTGTTTAGAAATAATTGTTATGAAGATCACAAGTGATTCTATACATCAGCAATTTTGCCAgaattattttgattaaaaacatttaacaGTACTCTCCATTCATATACACATGCACTTTTCATGGTCTGTTGTTCACTTGAAGATCCATtcataatttagaaaacaataGTGGAAATAttagtatttccttctttttaaaagaattagatGCATTACTGGACATGCTTATGTGTTTATTAACTTTTCTTATCCTATTCCTTTTATCCTGTAATCCTTAGGTGATTTTCTGGGAATTTGTCCTCAAATCCACCTTTTCTGTATATTGTCTATCCTTTACTGTGTGCATACTGACCTCTGGCCACATCAAACTATCTGGCGATtcacaaaagcatcaatactcTTCTCGTTTTGTGAGTTTTCATACTtcctacttgtttttttttttttgtctgcctaATTACTTTTATACTCCTTTGAGAGTTAACTCATTGaacaatttttgtgtgtgtgtgattactatgtaccaggccctgtgaaataatagaaaatagtCAGTCCCTTTTCTCACAGCGTATTTAGTCCCAGCATAAGAGTGGAGAGTGGAGTGAgacttccctgacccaggggttaggactccgcaCTTTCACTTCatggggcctggattcaatccctggtcaggaagctaagatcccacatgctgcaggcagtgtggtcaaaaataaattaaaaaaaaaagacgaagAAGAACGGAGAGAGAagtgttaaataaaatacatatatatagaactGTAGACTGCAATAAATGTAAtatgaaaaagtaaatgaatcaATAACACTAATTGAGTGACCTACACCACATTAAGAAAGCAGGGAAATCTTATAGAGAATATAGATATGGGTGAAAGGACTATTGCTCAAAGAGTCTGTGGCTCTGTAGAAACTGATAGCAGACAAAGTGGCTGTAGAATAGCAAACGAAAAGCTCAGCAGTATAGGCTGAGACTGCAGTTAGACCTGGACGAGCCACACTGGATTTTTAAGGCTATAAGGGGACTGAGGTGAAGGATGCGTGCtcgcttagtcactaagttgtgtctgactcttcgtgaccccgtggtttatagcccacctggctcctctgtccaggcaagaatactggagtgggttgccatttccttttccacagcatcttccggacccagggactgaacctgcatttcctgcattggcaggctgttctttaccactgagccaccagggaagccatatatgtatatatatatatatatacacacacacatatgtacatacatatatgtaacaAGAATTGTaaatcagttgagttcagtagctcagtcgtgtccaactctttgtgaccccatggactgcagcacgtcagccctccctgtccatcaccaactccctgagtttacttaaactcatgtccattgacggagaaggcaaaggcagtcctctccagtactcttgcctggaaaatcccatggatggaggagcctggtaggctgcagtccatggagttgctaagagttggacgtgactgagcgacttcaatttcacttttcacttttcactttcatgctttggagaaggcatggcaactcactccagtgttcttgcctgaagaatccagggatgggggagcctggtaggctgccatctatggagtcacacagagtcagacacgactgaagcaacttagcagcaggagcagcagcatgtccattgagtcagtgatgccatccaaccatctcatcctctgtcatccccttctcctcctgccttcaatctttcccagcatcagggtattttcaaatgagtcagtttttgcatcaggtggccaaagtattggagtttcatcttcagcatcagtccttccaatgaatattcaggactgatttcctttaggatggactggttggatctccttgcagtccaagggactctcaagagccttcaacaacacagttcaaaagcatcaattcttcggcactcagctttcttcttcttattattattattattttactttacaatactgtattggttttgcgatacattgacatgaatccgccatgggtgtacatgagttcccaatcctgaacccccctcccacctctctccccatatcatctctccgggtcatcccagtgcaccagccccaagcatcctgtatcctgtatcaaacctagactggcgattcgtttcttacatgatagtatacatgtttcaatgccattctcccaaatcattccactctctccctctcccagagtctaaaagactgttctatacatctgtgtctcttttgctgtctcacatacagtgttatcattaccatctttctaaattccatatatatgtgttagtatactgtattggtgtttttctttctggcttact containing:
- the LOC106991298 gene encoding transmembrane protein 230-like — protein: MGDTKKCVTQEVFLPVEEPVCTLIVLMVTGNYTRVLVLLATGKLRTRSAVIVPTPTNVAAGMPSGKVRYAKLSSANGGQINSQKETSPAKESLKPKRCPGVVGPHALEKSCTDVPFKAIACAFSQFLVGACLIITGCLLLAGYISKVGANRAFPVLTVGILVFLPGFYYLIVAYRAYRGCPGCSFHDLPDFDH